A stretch of Vespula vulgaris chromosome 5, iyVesVulg1.1, whole genome shotgun sequence DNA encodes these proteins:
- the LOC127064031 gene encoding solute carrier family 35 member B1 isoform X1 produces MTIDDLSCEMSNNQHSKLLICAAGIFICYFYFGMLQEKITRGQYGDEKNKEKFTYMFALVFTQCLVNYMFAKMILLTVMKQGEDTTPTLYYAISSLTYLLAMVCSNMALQFVSYPTQVIGKSGKPIPVMVLGVLLGNKVYPIRKYVFIFLIVIGVALFMYKDGSTSKQIEGQTWFGELLLLLSLTMDGLTSAVQERMRAEHKSKSGHMMLNMNQWSVVFSGIVILISGELFEFIKFLQRYPSTIWHISTFSLAGAFGQYFIFLTVAEFGPLPCSIITTTRKFFTVLGSILIFGNSLLPRQWISTLIVFVGLFLDSMYGKDKPNRKETVK; encoded by the exons ATGACGATAGATGATTTATCGTGCGAGATGTCGAACAATCAACATTCCAAACTACTTATTTGTGCTGCCGGTATTTTCATatgttacttttattttgGCATGCTACAAGAGAAGATAACGAGAGGTCAATATGGTGAtgagaagaataaagagaaatttacTTATATGTTTGCTCTCGTTTTCACTCAATGTTTGGTTAATTACATGTTTGCTAAGATGATTTTATTAACAGTTATGAAACAGGGTGAAGATACAACACCTACATTATATTAtgctatttcttctttaacgtATCTGCTTGCTATGGTCTGTAGTAATATGGCTTTACAATTTGTAAGCTACCCAACTCAAGTGATAGGAAAATCTGGAAAACCGATACCTGTTATGGTGCTTGGTGTATTATTGGGCAACAAG gtATATCCAATCAGAAagtatgtttttatatttttgatcgtGATTGGAGTTgctttatttatgtataaggATGGAAGTACAAGTAAACAAATAGAAGGACAAACATGGTTTGGGGAGTTACTACTTTTGTTATCATTAACGATGGATGGATTAACAAGTGCTGTACAAGAACGTATGAGAGCAGAACATAAATCTAAATCTGGACATATGATGCTCAATATGAATCAATGGTCTGTTGTATTTAGTGGAATAGTGATCCTTATCTCTGGAGAAttgtttgaatttattaaattcttacAACGTTATCCATCTACTATTTGGCATATCTCAACATTTTCTTTGGCCGGAGCATTTGgacaatatttcatatttttaacagtTGCTGAGTTTGGTCCATTACCATGTTCCATAATAACTACTActagaaaatttttcactGTCTTAGgatctatattaatttttggtAATAGTCTTTTACCTAGACAATGGATAAGTACATTAATAGTATTTGTGGGTTTATTTTTGGATTCTATGTATGGCAAAGATAAACCAAACAGAAAGGAAacagttaaataa
- the LOC127064031 gene encoding solute carrier family 35 member B1 isoform X2, translated as MTIDDLSCEMSNNQHSKLLICAAVMKQGEDTTPTLYYAISSLTYLLAMVCSNMALQFVSYPTQVIGKSGKPIPVMVLGVLLGNKVYPIRKYVFIFLIVIGVALFMYKDGSTSKQIEGQTWFGELLLLLSLTMDGLTSAVQERMRAEHKSKSGHMMLNMNQWSVVFSGIVILISGELFEFIKFLQRYPSTIWHISTFSLAGAFGQYFIFLTVAEFGPLPCSIITTTRKFFTVLGSILIFGNSLLPRQWISTLIVFVGLFLDSMYGKDKPNRKETVK; from the exons ATGACGATAGATGATTTATCGTGCGAGATGTCGAACAATCAACATTCCAAACTACTTATTTGTGCTGCCG TTATGAAACAGGGTGAAGATACAACACCTACATTATATTAtgctatttcttctttaacgtATCTGCTTGCTATGGTCTGTAGTAATATGGCTTTACAATTTGTAAGCTACCCAACTCAAGTGATAGGAAAATCTGGAAAACCGATACCTGTTATGGTGCTTGGTGTATTATTGGGCAACAAG gtATATCCAATCAGAAagtatgtttttatatttttgatcgtGATTGGAGTTgctttatttatgtataaggATGGAAGTACAAGTAAACAAATAGAAGGACAAACATGGTTTGGGGAGTTACTACTTTTGTTATCATTAACGATGGATGGATTAACAAGTGCTGTACAAGAACGTATGAGAGCAGAACATAAATCTAAATCTGGACATATGATGCTCAATATGAATCAATGGTCTGTTGTATTTAGTGGAATAGTGATCCTTATCTCTGGAGAAttgtttgaatttattaaattcttacAACGTTATCCATCTACTATTTGGCATATCTCAACATTTTCTTTGGCCGGAGCATTTGgacaatatttcatatttttaacagtTGCTGAGTTTGGTCCATTACCATGTTCCATAATAACTACTActagaaaatttttcactGTCTTAGgatctatattaatttttggtAATAGTCTTTTACCTAGACAATGGATAAGTACATTAATAGTATTTGTGGGTTTATTTTTGGATTCTATGTATGGCAAAGATAAACCAAACAGAAAGGAAacagttaaataa
- the LOC127064030 gene encoding formylglycine-generating enzyme isoform X2, translating to MLEIRDNKKRQSIEKMVKINGGTFSIGTNNPIFVADGEGPKREVVLDDFYIDKFEVSNQDFSEFVSLTGYKTEAEKFGDSFVFEGLLEDLVKKEIKEAVAQAPWWLPVKGATWQHPEGPKSNIMIRMDHPVIHVSWNDAFSYCSWLDKRLPTEAEWEVACRGGLSDRLFPWGNKLTPNEQFRANIWQGKFPYNNTKEDGYLGTAPITKFLQNSYGLHNVVGNVWEWTSDWWFTKHTSDQIKDPKGPLSGTDKVKKGGSYLCHKSYCYRYRCAARSQNTPDTSAGNLGFRCAMSA from the exons atgttggaaataagagataataaaaaaagacaaagtatTGAAAAAATGGTAAAGATAAATGGTGGTACATTTTCAATAGGAACAAACAATCCAATTTTTGTAGCGGATGGTGAAGGACCGAAAAGAGAAGTTGTACTGGATGATTTCTACATAGACAAATTTGAAGTTAGTAATCAAGATTTCTCTGAATTTGTGAGTTTAACTGGATATAAAACAGAAGCAGAAAAATTTGGagattctttcgtttttgAAGGTCTTTTGGAAGATCttgttaagaaagaaataaaagaagcagTGGCTCAAGCACCATGGTGGCTACCTGTAAAAGGTGCTACATGGCAACATCCTGAGGGACCTAAGTCAAACATAATGA TCAGGATGGATCATCCAGTCATTCATGTTTCTTGGAATGACGCATTCTCATATTGTAGTTGGTTGGATAAAAGATTACCAACAGAGGCAGAATGGGAAGTTGCATGTAGAGGAGGATTATCAGACAGATTATTTCCTTGGGGAAATAAATTAACTCCTAACGAACAGTTTAG agcaAATATTTGGCAAGGAAAATTtccatataataatacaaaagaagaTGGATACCTTGGTACTGCTCCAATTACCAAATTTTTACAGAATTCATATGGATTACATAACGTAGTCGGTAATGTTTGGGAATGGACATCAGACTGGTGGTTTACAAAGCATACAAGTGATCAAATAAAAGATCCT aaaggGCCACTGAGTGGAACAGACAAAGTAAAGAAAGGTGGTTCCTACCTGTGTCACAAAAGCTATTGTTATCGATATAGATGTGCTGCACGTAGTCAAAATACTCCTGATACATCTGCAGGAAATCTTGGTTTTCGATGTGCTATGTCAGCATAA
- the LOC127064030 gene encoding formylglycine-generating enzyme isoform X1, whose product MSNLLYIVLWIISFLLFIISFSNEESDHCGSKANRQSHFTQHEQEQCSVNDIKMLEIRDNKKRQSIEKMVKINGGTFSIGTNNPIFVADGEGPKREVVLDDFYIDKFEVSNQDFSEFVSLTGYKTEAEKFGDSFVFEGLLEDLVKKEIKEAVAQAPWWLPVKGATWQHPEGPKSNIMIRMDHPVIHVSWNDAFSYCSWLDKRLPTEAEWEVACRGGLSDRLFPWGNKLTPNEQFRANIWQGKFPYNNTKEDGYLGTAPITKFLQNSYGLHNVVGNVWEWTSDWWFTKHTSDQIKDPKGPLSGTDKVKKGGSYLCHKSYCYRYRCAARSQNTPDTSAGNLGFRCAMSA is encoded by the exons atgtcTAATCTACTGTATATCGTGTTATGGatcatatcatttttattgtttataattagtTTTTCTAATGAAGAAAGCGATCATTGTGGAAGTAAAGCAAATAGACAATCACACTTTACTCAACATGAACAAGAACAATGTTCGgtgaatgatattaaaatgttggaaataagagataataaaaaaagacaaagtatTGAAAAAATGGTAAAGATAAATGGTGGTACATTTTCAATAGGAACAAACAATCCAATTTTTGTAGCGGATGGTGAAGGACCGAAAAGAGAAGTTGTACTGGATGATTTCTACATAGACAAATTTGAAGTTAGTAATCAAGATTTCTCTGAATTTGTGAGTTTAACTGGATATAAAACAGAAGCAGAAAAATTTGGagattctttcgtttttgAAGGTCTTTTGGAAGATCttgttaagaaagaaataaaagaagcagTGGCTCAAGCACCATGGTGGCTACCTGTAAAAGGTGCTACATGGCAACATCCTGAGGGACCTAAGTCAAACATAATGA TCAGGATGGATCATCCAGTCATTCATGTTTCTTGGAATGACGCATTCTCATATTGTAGTTGGTTGGATAAAAGATTACCAACAGAGGCAGAATGGGAAGTTGCATGTAGAGGAGGATTATCAGACAGATTATTTCCTTGGGGAAATAAATTAACTCCTAACGAACAGTTTAG agcaAATATTTGGCAAGGAAAATTtccatataataatacaaaagaagaTGGATACCTTGGTACTGCTCCAATTACCAAATTTTTACAGAATTCATATGGATTACATAACGTAGTCGGTAATGTTTGGGAATGGACATCAGACTGGTGGTTTACAAAGCATACAAGTGATCAAATAAAAGATCCT aaaggGCCACTGAGTGGAACAGACAAAGTAAAGAAAGGTGGTTCCTACCTGTGTCACAAAAGCTATTGTTATCGATATAGATGTGCTGCACGTAGTCAAAATACTCCTGATACATCTGCAGGAAATCTTGGTTTTCGATGTGCTATGTCAGCATAA